Proteins from a single region of Malassezia restricta chromosome IV, complete sequence:
- a CDS encoding Ca2+-transporting ATPase: protein MSHGQNSDMPYGRRQAKLSERYMRMSVEDVLKDLDVPSLEQGLDTETVQARQQEHGKNELEASEPDPLWLRWLQQFKEPMNALLIGSAVVSLLVGETDDAICITLALAIVITVGIAQEYRSEKSLEALSHLVPHKCQVVRHGTTRTIDASELVPGDVIKLRTGDRIPADMRLVHVSDLDVNESALTGETSGVRKSTDEKTEEPTNLAYMGTLVQKGSATGVVYGTGVHTEFGGIFGMVDTVDERQTPLQLSMSDLAQRLSILSLCLIAVLLLVGVLQRKSWIEMFTMAVSLAVAAIPEGLPIVVTVTLALGALQMSRRHAIVKRLPSVETLGCMSVICSDKTGTLTTGHMRIVQLYTVPDGLVDARPQSLSQAMTRHLQAGFFCNNATRNERGELIGQATEVAMAEAPELMGLSLDHKDWTRTNEVPFDSDRKFMAVTGQGDAERTPGSAQLMKGAPEVVLKHCTTYLAQQRPMQLTEQVRQEILHVLSDCTERGLRVLATAMSTNGRHYTFCGLQAMHDPPREQVHDAIRTLQRAQVNIVMITGDAETTARAIAQQLGIASSPTVMTGPTIESLSDRQLQDRVRHVSVFARTKPEHKLRIVSALQANQEVVGMTGDGVNDAPALKLAEVGIAMGSGTDVTKEAADVILVDDNFATIMGAVREGKSIFYNIQNFVTFQLSTSIAALVLISLSTLLKLHFPLNAMQILFINILMDGPPSQSLGVDPAHECVMQRPPRARDSPVLTKRLFGRVAFTASVMVTLTYVVFLSGYVSTMESRHESTMTFTCFVMLALVSAIQNRGLYTGLWENPMLLWTTGGSLAMQLLIVYFGPLQRIFLTDALSVNHLLYLLGMSITGFGIQECRRIYERYLDDHASDTMA from the coding sequence ATGAGCCATGGCCAAAATAGTGACATGCCGTATGGGCGAAGACAGGCGAAGCTTTCAGAGCGGTacatgcgcatgagcgTAGAAGATGTACTGAAAGACCTAGATGTACCGTCGCTGGAGCAGGGCCTGGACACTGAAACGGTCCAAGCGCGTCAGCAAGAGCATGGCAAAAATGAGCTCGAGGCGAGTGAGCCGGACCCGCTATGGCTTCGATGGCTGCAGCAGTTCAAAGAGCCGATGAATGCACTACTTATCGGAAGTGCTGTTGTGAGCCTGCTGGTAGGCGAAACGGATGATGCCATTTGTATCACGCTAGCACTGGCGATTGTGATCACGGTTGGTATTGCCCAGGAGTACCGCTCGGAAAAGAGCCTCGAGGCCCTCAGCCACCTCGTTCCGCACAAGTGCCAGGTCGTACGTCacggcacgacgcgcactATTGACGCATCGGAGCTCGTGCCCGGCGACGTGATCAAGCTGCGCACGGGCGACCGGATTCCCGCTGacatgcgcctcgtccacgtaTCGGATCTGGACGTGAATGAGAGTGCTCTGACGGGCGAGACAAGTGGCGTGCGCAAGTCGACCGACGAAAAGACGGAGGAGCCCACGAACCTCGCCTACATGGGCACTCTGGTGCAGAAGGGCTCGGCCACGGGTGTGGTATATGGCACAGGCGTGCATACCGAGTTTGGCGGTATCTTTGGCATGGTCGATACGGTCGACGAGCGGCAGACGCCCCTCCAGCTGAGCATGTCAGACCTCGCACAGCGCCTCAGCATCCTCAGCCTGTGTCTTATTGCCGTCCTGCTCCTGGTGGGCGTGCTCCAGCGCAAGTCGTGGATCGAAATGTTCACGATGGCCGTATCACTTGCCGTCGCTGCGATCCCGGAAGGACTGCCGATTGTCGTGACGGTGACGCTGGCGCTTGGTGCGCTGCAAATGTCGCGCCGACATGCGATCGTCAAGCGCCTCCCGAGTGTCGAGACGCTTGGGTGCATGTCCGTCATCTGCTCCGACAAGACTGGCACGCTCACGACGGGCCACATGCGTATTGTGCAGCTGTACACGGTGCCTGACGGACTTGTGGACGCGCGTCCGCAGTCGCTCTCGCAAGCCATGACCCGTCACCTGCAGGCCGGCTTTTTCTGTAACAACGCCACACGCAACGAACGCGGTGAGCTCATTGGCCAAGCGACGGAAGTcgccatggccgaggcTCCCGAGCTGATGGGTCTCTCACTCGATCACAAGGACTGGACACGCACGAACGAGGTGCCGTTTGACTCAGACCGCAAGTTCATGGCCGTCACGGGCCAAGGCGATGCAGAGCGCACGCCTGGCTCGGCACAGCTCATGAAGGGCGCGCCAGAAGTCGTGCTCAAGCACTGCACGACGTAcctggcccagcagcgcccCATGCAGCTGAccgagcaggtgcgccaGGAGATCCTCCATGTGCTCTCCGACTGCACAGAGCGCGGTCTGCGTGTCCTTgccacggccatgtccacCAACGGCCGGCACTATACGTTCTGTGGCTtgcaggccatgcacgaTCCGCCACGCGAGCAAGTGCATGATGCGATCCGCACGCTGCAACGTGCGCAGGTGAATATCGTGATGATCACGGGCGATGCCGAGACGACCGCGCGTGCGAttgcgcagcagctcggcatTGCGTCGTCGCCCACGGTCATGACGGGTCCTACAATCGAGTCGCTCAGCGATCGCCAGCTCCAGGATCGTGTGCGACATGTGTCGGTGTTTGCGCGGACCAAGCCCGAGCACAAGCTGCGTATCGTCTCGGCCCTGCAGGCGAATCAAGAGGTGGTCGGTATGACCGGCGACGGCGTGaacgatgcgcctgcgctcAAGCTCGCCGAGGTCGGCATTGCGATGGGCTCAGGCACGGATGTGACGAAGGAGGCTGCCGATGTGATTTTGGTCGACGACAACTTTGCGACGATCatgggcgccgtgcgcgaggGCAAGAGCATCTTTTACAACATCCAAAACTTTGTCACGTTCCAGCTCAGCACGAGCATCGCGGCTCTCGTCCTCAtctcgctcagcacgctCCTGAAGCTGCACTTCCCCCTGAACGCCATGCAGATCCTCTTCATCAACATCCTCATGGACGGCCCACCCAGCCAGAGCCTCGGTGTCGATCCGGCGCACGAATGCGTCATGCAGCGCCCGCCGCGTGCGAGAGACTCGCCCGTGCTCACGAAGCGCCTCTttgggcgcgtcgcgttCACAGCCAGTGTCATGGTGACGCTCACGTACGTCGTGTTCCTCTCGGGCTACGTCTCTACGATGGAGAGCCGGCACGAGTCGACCATGACATTCACGTGCTTTGTGATGCTGGCCCTCGTCTCGGCCATCCAAAACCGCGGGCTGTACACGGGCCTTTGGGAGAACCCGATGCTGCTGTGGACGACGGGCGGCAGCTTGgcgatgcagctgctcatTGTGTACTTTGGCCCGCTCCAGCGCATCTTTTTGACCGACGCGCTCTCGGTGAACCATCTCTTGTACCTCCTCGGCATGTCCATCACTGGGTTCGGCATCCAAGAGTGCCGTCGCATATACGAACGATACCTCGATGACCACGCATCGGACACGATGGCCTGA
- a CDS encoding regulator of chromosome condensation (RCC1) repeat protein → MSRRGWGRVLVCGRVAADEAGHDIVGAGECLAAPHVLRSMCHIRVREVLTSCVADHAVFLSVEGDAYVYGRNREGQCGVSGSGWLYHARCLDRERDFEPPLAADDVIATGATGATHTLLVTAQGAVYAAGSHEHGECGMHTRETPFKRVDMPFGVVHAACGRAWSLVVTREGHVYGMGSCESGVLGDGMYRHTGPSRLVYDCVWQPMRIAPLVNIARVSCGESHAAALDHEGYVYVWGTASLSRLGCGTQMDQGSPVRIPQFVRKQQRVRSVVCGRTSTWCVDQAHRLWAAGTWRAKGDGGPNQSFLIYKPLQELADYDVHCVAAGADTFQCLASSRVWAWGEQAWHAELGAHTAPPVPAELDMVHGLRVVGLASGRHTSYWLVEPDDDGAYADLVRYPPTVPESSSVCMVCRQSNEDDDATLLECDRCENPYHLSCLSPPLDEVPQGEWFCEACVDRKKRRLS, encoded by the coding sequence ATGAGCCGCCGTGGGTGGGGTCGCGTGCTGGTGTGTGGTCGTGTTGCCGCCGACGAGGCGGGGCACGATATCGTGGGCGCCGGTGAGTGCCTTGCTGCACCGCATGTATTGCGTTCTATGTGTCATATTCGTGTGCGCGAGGTTCTTACGTCCTGTGTGGCCGACCATGCTGTGTTCTTGTCAGTGGAGGGTGACGCGTACGTGTATGGCCGCAACCGTGAGGGCCAGTGTGGTGTGAGTGGATCTGGATGGCTATACCATGCGAGGTGTCTTGATCGTGAGCGTGATTTTGAGCCGCCGCTGGCTGCTGACGACGTGATTGCGACGGGTGCCACGGGtgcgacgcacacgctgcTCGTCACGGCTCAGGGTGCTGTGTATGCGGCAGGCTCGCATGAGCATGGCGAGTGTGGCATGCATACACGTGAGACGCCGTTCAAGCGTGTGGATATGCCTTTTGGTGTAGTGCATGCTGCGTGTGGCCGCGCGTGGAGTTTGGTCGTGACGCGTGAGGGGCATGTCTATGGTATGGGCTCGTGTGAGTCGGGGGTCTTGGGCGACGGCATGTACCGGCACACGGGCCCGAGCCGGCTGGTGTACGACTGTGTATGGCAGCCTATGCGTATCGCGCCGCTTGTGAATATCGCGCGGGTATCGTGTGGCGAGAGCCATGCAGCCGCGCTGGATCACGAGGGATACGTCTATGTGTGGGGAACGGCGAGTCTTTCGCGCCTTGGATGCGGCACACAGATGGACCAGGGCTCGCCTGTGCGCATCCCGCAGTTTGTGCgcaagcagcagcgtgTGCGGAGTGTCGTATGTGGCCGCACCAGCACATGGTGTGTGGACCAGGCGCACCGCCTGTGGGCGGCCGGCACATGGCGAGCCAAGGGCGATGGGGGACCGAACCAGTCGTTCCTGATATACAAGCCACTACAAGAGCTTGCCGACTATGATGTACACTGCGTCGCGGCCGGTGCAGATACGTTCCAGTGCCTGGCATCATCGCGTGTCTGGGCGTGGGGCGAGCAGGCGTggcatgccgagctgggcgcgcatacggcgccgcccgtgccagCTGAGCTGGACATGGTACATGGCCTGCGTGTCGTGGGCCTGGCGAGCGGGCGGCACACGTCGTACTGGCTGGTCGAgccggacgacgacggagCGTATGCGGACCTGGTGCGCTACCCGCCGACCGTGCCGGAGTCGTCGAGCGTGTGTATGGTGTGCCGGCAAAGTAATGAGGATGACGATGCGACGCTCCTTGAGTGCGATCGATGTGAGAATCCATACCACCTATCTTGCCTctcgccgccgctggaTGAGGTGCCACAGGGCGAGTGGTTCTGTGAGGCGTGTGTTGATCGCAAAAAGCGGCGGCTGTCGTGA
- a CDS encoding ribonuclease P protein subunit POP4 produces the protein MDLAAPDAAQRVWREVLGPDAGSREQYETRIHGKKLPLANIDRPAPPPATPMLRHQYAKAMRRATRTPAKAKRARRRPVSTPSLPQIEPLVSLWTSYIRDALGLHGLTRTSANLRLQSTSYVTSLQTSLLKMDWTGAHATVIRSSQPTHVHISGVIVQETHETLRIVTDGSIKCKYALLTHQASPNTTPCFA, from the exons ATGGATCTCGCCGCGCCTGAcgctgcgcagcgtgtGTGGCGCGAGGTGCTGGGCCCCGACGCCGGCTCACGAGAACAGTATGAAACACGGATCCATGGAAAAAAACTGCCGCTCGCGAATATCGATCGCCCCGCGCCACCTCCCGCCACACCGATGCTGCGGCACCAATATGCCAAGGCGATGCGCCGTGCCACACGTACGCCTGCCAAGGCGAAACGGGCGCGACGCCGGCCCGTCAGCACCCCATCGTTACCGCAGATCGAGCCCCTTGTCTCATTGTGGACGAGCTATATCCGCGATGCTCTGGGCCTGCATGGACTcacacgcacgtcggcgaATCTGCGTCTCCAGTCCACCTCATACGTCACGTCGCTCCAAACCTCGCTGCTAAAAATGGACTGGACGGGCGCACACGCCACAG TCATACGCTCATCACAACCGACGCACGTGCACATCAGTGGCGTCATTGTCCAGGAAACCCACGAAACGCTCCGTATCGTGACGGATGGCTCTATCAAATGTAAGTACGCGCTACTGACCCATCAGGCATCCCCAAACACAACACCGTGTTTCGCCTAG
- a CDS encoding saccharopine dehydrogenase yields MTTRAYDVVLYGASGFTGSLAAQYLAEHPQQPRVAFAGRNEAKIRGVMDKLTGVSKERLDSIGVIKASAEDMDSIKSMVAQASVVINMVGPYALYKGFELAQAAAEAGTGYVDLTGEGSVYQRIQRELHDVAKRTHAAIVPSSGFDCLPFDLTTYLAVQEVRKASGGKADVDHALCGYLVKGSISGGTIASLVGQAKVSPITFHDAYELSPIRGSQKAQVVMQRFLPQFNKYGAFTLFTPHNTGVTNRSWGLLQQVNHPTSYGPHFRYLEGFIVPSVIAAYITSTIMMTVAWLVSYVPFVGDFMMKSVPQGTGAPIEKQLQGFGDIRTLAYSTDKKTVGLATFGVKGDPGYLRTAMFISETALTLALEKQRLSTLGQEGGVLTPATIGGDVLAERLSKYGGVKIVTKDVSNSKDLCKEAEA; encoded by the coding sequence ATGACAACGCGTGCATACGATGTGGTTTTGTATGGTGCTTCTGGATTCACGGGTAGCCTTGCCGCCCAGTATCTTGCTGAGCACCCTCAGCAGCCTAGGGTCGCCTTTGCTGGCCGCAACGAGGCCAAGATCCGTGGAGTGATGGACAAGCTCACGGGCGTGTCCAAGGAGCGGTTGGACAGCATCGGTGTGATCAAAGCCTCAGCTGAAGATATGGACAGCATCAAGTCGATGGTGGCGCAAGCGAGTGTCGTGATCAACATGGTTGGTCCGTACGCCTTGTACAAGGGCTTCGAACTCGCACAGGCCGCAGCTGAGGCTGGCACGGGCTACGTTGACCTGACGGGTGAAGGGAGTGTGTACCAACGCATTCAGCGTGAGCTGCACGACGTTGCTAAGCGGACGCATGCGGCTATTGTGCCTTCGTCGGGCTTTGACTGTCTGCCATTCGACCTGACCACGTACTTGGCTGTGCAAGAAGTGCGCAAGGCCAGCGGTGGCAAGGCTGATGTAGACCATGCGTTGTGTGGCTACCTCGTCAAGGGCTCTATCTCTGGTGGCACGATCGCCAGTCTGGTCGGCCAGGCCAAGGTGTCGCCTATTACTTTCCACGATGCGTACGAGCTGAGCCCTATCCGCGGCTCGCAGAAGGCCCAGGTGGTGATGCAACGCTTCCTGCCGCAGTTCAACAAGTACGGTGCCTTTACGTTATTCACGCCGCACAACACGGGTGTTACGAATCGCTCGTGGGGTCTGCTGCAACAGGTGAATCACCCGACGAGCTACGGCCCGCACTTCCGCTACCTGGAGGGCTTCATTGTGCCGTCGGTCATCGCTGCCTACATTACATCGACGATCATGATGACCGTTGCGTGGTTGGTGAGCTATGTGCCGTTTGTGGGTGATTTCATGATGAAGAGCGTGCCCCAGGGCACGGGTGCGCCGATAGAGAAGCAGCTCCAGGGCTTTGGAGATATCCGTACGCTGGCCTACAGCACCGATAAGAAGACGGTGGGTCTGGCAACCTTTGGCGTCAAGGGTGATCCTGGCTATctgcgcacggccatgttCATCTCCGAGACGGCTCTGACGCTGGCACTGGagaagcagcgcctgtCGACGCTGGGACAAGAGGGTGGTGTACTGACGCCCGCTACGATTGGtggcgatgtgctggctgAGCGTCTGAGCAAGTATGGTGGCGTGAAGATTGTGACCAAGGACGTGTCTAACTCCAAGGACCTTTGCAAGGAGGCGGAAGCTTAA
- a CDS encoding T-complex protein 1 subunit theta, with the protein MALKVPRAGGPSLFKDGYKQFQGIEEAVLRNIQAVNELSDIVRTSYGPNGRNKMIVNHLGRIFVTSDAATIIREMEVVHPAAKLLVYASQQQEAEMGDGTNFVMILAGELLRQAEVLISLGLHPTEIVQGYELARDRALEILDDLSIATLSSPPTQESLALALRPTLASKQYGHEDILAPLVAQAVSMVIPSSAATSSTLRDFSVDNVRVVKIMGSSLSQSRVVRGMVFGREPEGSVKSASDAKVAVFSCGLDISQTETKGTVLLHNAEELKNFSRGEEIQLEQMLKEIADSGVKIVVTQSSVGELALHYLNRLGIMVCRVPSKFDLQRLCRLLGATPLARIGAPMPEEAGFVDSAVTTEIGGDRVTVFRQEEQGKGGKSHPRLATIVLRGATTSMLDDAERTIEDGVNAVKSLTRDPRLVPGAGATEIELARQIVAYGERTPGLNQHAIKKYGEALQVIPRTLAETCGLDATDVVSKLHAQHAAKEKADTGVDVENATDGTMSTIDAQVFDVLVAKHWALRYATNAAIDVLRVDSIIMSKPAGIKAPGRNPNWDED; encoded by the coding sequence ATGGCGCTCAAAGTGCCGCGAGCAGGTGGACCAAGCCTGTTCAAAGATGGCTACAAGCAATTTCAGGGCATTGAAGAAGCTGTGCTACGGAATATCCAGGCCGTGAATGAGCTGTCGGACATTGTGCGCACTTCGTATGGCCCCAACGGACGCAACAAAATGATTGTCAATCACCTCGGTCGTATTTTTGTGACGAGCGATGCCGCCACGATCATCCGAGAAATGGAAGTCGTGCACCCTGCTGCGAAGCTCCTTGTGTATGCGTCTCAGCAGCAGGAAGCGGAAATGGGCGATGGTACCAACTTTGTCATGATCCTCGCGGGCGAACTTTTGCGCCAGGCTGAAGTGCTCATTTCGCTGGGTCTGCACCCCACGGAGATTGTGCAGGGCTACGAACTCGCACGCGATCGTGCTCTTGAGATCCTTGATGACCTTtcgatcgcgacgctgtcgtcgCCACCGACGCAAGAGTCGCTGGCCCTCGCCCTGCGTccgacgctggcgtcgaAGCAGTACGGACATGAGGATATCCTAGCGCCGCTAGTCGCGCAGGCCGTGAGCATGGTCATTCCCTCGAGTGCTGCGACGTCGTCCACACTTCGTGACTTTAGTGTGGACAATGTGCGTGTTGTCAAGATCATGGGCAGCAGCTTGTCTCAGAGCCGTGTTGTTCGTGGCATGGTATTTGGTCGCGAGCCGGAAGGCAGCGTCAAGTCGGCCTCGGACGCCAAGGTCGCTGTGTTTTCATGTGGCCTAGATATCAGCCAAACTGAGACCAAGGGCACGGTGCTATTGCACAATGCGGAGGAGCTGAAGAACTTCTCGCGTGGCGAAGAAATCCAGCTCGAACAGATGCTCAAGGAAATCGCTGACTCGGGCGTCAAGATTGTGGTGACGCAGAGCTCGGTGGGTGAGTTGGCGTTGCATTACCTCAACCGCTTGGGTATTATGGTATGCCGTGTGCCGTCCAAGTTTGATCTGCAGCGCCTATGCCGCCTGCTGGGCGCTACGCCGCTGGCGCGTATTGGTGCACCGATGCCGGAAGAGGCCGGTTTTGTTGACTCGGCCGTGACGACGGAGATCGGTGGTGACCGCGTCACTGTTTTCCGCCAGGAAGAACAGGGAAAGGGGGGCAAGTCGCACCCGCGTCTAGCGACGATTGTTCTGCGTGGCGCGACGACATCCATGCTGGATGATGCTGAGCGCACGATTGAGGATGGCGTGAACGCAGTCAAGTCTCTGACGCGTGACCCGCGCCTGGTGCCGGGCGCAGGTGCGACAGAAATTGAGCTGGCGCGGCAGATTGTGGCGTATGGTGAGCGTACGCCTGGCTTGAACCAGCACGCGATCAAAAAGTATGGCGAAGCGCTGCAGGTGATTCCCCGTACGCTGGCCGAGACGTGTGGTCTGGACGCTACTGACGTCGTGAGCAAGCTGCATGCACAGCACGCTGCGAAGGAAAAGGCTGACACGGGCGTGGACGTTGAGAACGCTACGGAcggcaccatgtcgacgatcgatgcgcaggtGTTTgacgtgctcgtcgcgaaGCACTGGGCACTGCGGTACGCGACGAATGCGGCGATCGACGTGCTGCGTGTCGACTCGATCATCATGAGCAAGCCGGCGGGCATCAAGGCGCCGGGCCGAAACCCAAACTGGGATGAGGATTGA
- a CDS encoding transportin-1: protein MTTAAASWSPQPEGLAELVELFRQSTSTEREVQRRIAHRLDAISQIPDYLNYLVLVFVQMTGEEVSTRSVAGLLAKNHLYFNAPRVSPESLAFVQHMILPALSFSDTVLRNVATQIIAVLMQVVKPVNWIDGLSTLTQAMDSSDLNEAEAALSTFAKISEDMPEELDACEIQGMRPLDVLIPKLLHATAHADARIRVHALNSLNQFIQIGSPSMSANMDAYVAVLFQRATDERPIVRKFVCKALVYVLSTWPEKLAPDMNSVVEYMLYSTQDSDEDVALEAAEFWLQFAEEPRLSEQLRPNLPRIIPVLLKCMVYSELSLLMMGDIQDDAAEPDRPEDIRPRHYGGTMHRSERDDEAQGSGHKSRAAIDADFDDDDEWDDDELDDDLDDEAGSWNLRKCCAAALDVLATQFRHEILPDLLPLLKDRLFSDDWIQREAGILALGAIAEGCIEDMTPHLPTLIPLLVNMLRDPQPLVRSITCWTLGRYSSWCAGEAAEHQQQYFVPVLEGLLAMVLDNNKRVQEAGCSAFATLEEEVGPALAPFLAPVLRALVMAFDKYHQKNMLILYDAVGTLADSVGPALNEPEYIHMLMMPLTAKWAALDDADPDLIPLLECMASVTIAMGAGFQPHAVPVYQRCVSIIHQNLRAHEQAAVHGLTDDDDEMPDHTFLIVALDLLSGLCQGLGAQSQELVAHVQPLILPQLLPCLTHIEPPVRQSAFALLGDLAINAFSELKPYLAAYMPVVLSHISVEQMHDALSVCNNATWAAGEIALQCPNDTDFPVWVPELLSKLMAVLMHPKCAKSLSENAAVTIGRLGLVATPLVAPQLPVFMEPWCQALWDIKDNDEKESAFLGLCMMIHANPNGATAGFAYFCNAVVRWTAPSERLNNEFRKILYGFRDMSGDRWDAHKAQFPPVICQRLEERYGL, encoded by the coding sequence ATGACGAcggctgctgcgtcgtggaGTCCGCAGCCGGAAGGGCTTGCCGAGCTTGTCGAGCTGTTCCGGCAGTCGACAAGCACAGAGCGTGAAGTGCAGCGCCGTATTGCCCATCGTCTCGATGCCATTAGCCAGATCCCGGACTACCTCAACTACCTTGTGCTGGTGTTTGTGCAGATGACCGGCGAGGAGGTGTCGACGCGCTCGGTAGCTGGCTTGCTCGCGAAGAATCATCTCTACTTCAATGCCCCGCGCGTGTCGCCTGAATCGCTCGCATTTGTCCAGCACATGATTCTGCCGGCGCTGTCGTTCTCAGATACCGTGCTACGGAATGTGGCCACGCAGATCATTGCCGTGCTCATGCAAGTCGTCAAGCCGGTGAACTGGATCGATGGTCTGTCGACGCTCACGCAGGCGATGGACTCGAGTGACCTCaacgaggccgaggcggcgctcagcACCTTTGCGAAAATCAGCGAAGATATGCCtgaggagctcgatgccTGCGAGATTCAGGGCATGCGTCCGCTGGATGTATTGATTCCGAAGCTCTTGCACGCTACGGCGCATGCAGACGCCCGCATacgtgtgcatgcgctgaaTAGCCTGAACCAGTTCATCCAGATCGGCTCACCGTCCATGAGTGCGAACATGGACGCGTACGTGGCTGTGCTCTTTCAGCGAGCGACGGATGAGCGGCCGATCGTGCGCAAGTTTGTGTgcaaggcgctcgtgtACGTGCTGAGCACATGGCCCGAAAAGCTCGCGCCGGATATGAACAGTGTCGTGGAGTATATGCTGTATTCGACGCAGGACAGTGATGAGGATGTGGCACTGGAAGCGGCCGAGTTCTGGCTCCAATTTGCCGAGGAGCCGCGTCTGTcggagcagctgcggccGAACCTGCCGCGGATCATTCCCGTGCTGCTCAAGTGCATGGTGTACAGCGAGCTGTCTCTGCTGATGATGGGCGATATCCAGGACGATGCAGCGGAGCCCGATCGACCCGAAGACATCCGTCCGCGACACTATGGCGGCACGATGCACCGCAGtgagcgcgacgacgaagcACAGGGCTCAGGGCACAAGTCGCGCGCGGCGATTGATGCCGACtttgacgacgacgacgaatgggacgacgacgagctggacgacgacttggaTGACGAAGCTGGCAGCTGGAATTTGCGCAAGTGCTGCGCGGCTgcgctggatgtgctggcgaCGCAGTTCCGCCACGAGATTCTGCCTGATCTGTTGCCCCTCCTCAAGGACCGCCTGTTTAGTGACGATTGGATCCAGCGGGAAGCGGGTATTTTGGCGCTGGGAGCGATTGCCGAGGGCTGTATCGAGGATATGACGCCGCATCTGCCGACGCTGATTCCGCTCCTGGTCAACATGCTGCGGGATCCCCagccgctcgtgcgctCCATCACTTGCTGGACACTCGGCCGCTATTCTTCGTGGTGCGCCGGTGAGGCAGCTGAGCACCAGCAGCAGTACTTTGTGCCGGTGCTCGAAGGGCTGCTGGCGATGGTGCTGGACAACAACAAGCGTGTACAGGAGGCAGGCTGCAGTGCCTTTGCGACGCTGGAAGAGGAGGTCGGGCCGGCCCTGGCGCCTTTTCTcgcgcctgtgctgcgTGCATTGGTCATGGCCTTTGACAAGTATCACCAAAAGAACATGCTCATCCTGTACGATGCGGtcggcacgctcgctgACAGTGTGGGCCCTGCCCTCAATGAGCCCGAGTACATCCACATGCTGATGATGCCCCTCACGGCCAAGTgggccgcgctcgacgacgccgatcCGGACTTGATCCCGTTGCTCGAATGCATGGCGTCGGTGACGATTGCCATGGGCGCGGGATTCCAGCCGCATGCCGTGCCTGTGTACCAGCGGTGTGTTTCTATCATTCACCAGAATCTGCGCGCGCATGAACAAGCGGCGGTGCATGGACTgaccgacgacgacgacgagatgCCGGACCATACGTTTTTGATTGTCGCGCTCGATTTGCTCAGTGGGCTGTGTCAGGGCCTGGGTGCACAGAGCCAGGagctcgtcgcgcacgtccagccCCTGATCCtgccgcagctgctgccgtGCCTCACCCACATTGAGCCGCCTGTCCGGCAGTCCGCTTTTGCGCTGTTGGGTGACTTGGCGATCAATGCGTTCTCTGAGCTCAAGCCGTACCTCGCTGCGTACATGCCCGTCGTTCTCTCGCACATCAGTGTCGAGCAGatgcacgatgcgctgtCTGTGTGCAACAATGCGACGTGGGCCGCCGGCGAGATTGCGCTGCAATGCCCCAACGATACCGACTTTCCCGTGTGGGTGCCTGAGCTGCTGTCCAAGCTCATGGCCGTGTTGATGCATCCCAAGTGTGCGAAGAGTCTGTCGGAAAATGCCGCCGTCACGATTGGTCGGCTGGGCCTCGTGGCCacgccgctcgtggcgcctcAGCTGCCCGTGTTCATGGAGCCGTGGTGCCAGGCTCTGTGGGATATTAAGGACAACGACGAAAAGGAATCGGCTTTCCTGGGCCTGTGCATGATGATCCATGCGAATCCGAACGGTGCGACGGCCGGCTTTGCCTACTTTTGCAatgccgtcgtgcgctggacAGCACCGAGCGAGCGTCTCAACAACGAGTTTCGCAAGATCCTGTATGGCTTCCGAGACATGAGCGGGGACAGATGGGATGCACACAAGGCGCAGTTCCCGCCCGTGATCTGCCAGCGTCTCGAAGAGCGGTACGGGCTCTAA